In Pseudomonadales bacterium, a single window of DNA contains:
- a CDS encoding TonB-dependent receptor → MINSRKEYWFLTFKLLTTRKSQTIAFASILIFTLCNLFSKPVFAQTGLASEQIDQADFLSEVPIVSSATRLNQKITEVPASITIIDREMIEASGATEIPQLFRLVPGYISYYVFGNQFGVTNRGLTIEFPGDLEVMIDGRSVYEPIFSAVEWSSLGITVEDIDYIEVLRGSNTPAYGSNAYLGAINIVTANPVKAHGTNINVTLGDLHTRNTQIRQNGSLGVVNYSLGVSYRSNEGFPRLKKQANPIPFDRIQDSNEALHLNLRLIYTPTVFDTIDFQMGVGKSDLDIPGNDLTDGPNGFNEREIETNFQFIQWRKSLQNTNEIQLQLYHNRLAVDEIRELGPLSGLLSVPPSFIPLIFDGHADEDIVTGIRDTVSERFDVELQHKLNLTEHQRLVWGAGVRYDKIRSEFLLGRKDAVDEFQYRLFANWEWRLGEKLTFNFGAMSEHNNIVGNFISPRAAVNYQFLPGQVIHSSYTYGNRTPSVLESSQFQATSFADGTLIDVDINFDDNIDESKVREVEIGYLGNFLNSKLTVDLRAFRTETDRVIGEVINLFPDLSGDVHTVSNTMDWVSKGIDTQIQFRPSNTILLSLQYAYTDFHGNRFKRVEPLEIPALDRELPRHNANLLVSKTFKHGWNASFVWYYVSEVAWRQGDLIKSQDRLDLRLAKTFNIGARAAKAELIVHNLLNDYPEFEDFNLFETRVFLRLSINLP, encoded by the coding sequence ATGATAAATAGCCGAAAGGAATATTGGTTTTTAACCTTCAAATTGTTAACAACCCGCAAGTCACAGACGATAGCTTTTGCCAGCATACTCATCTTTACTCTTTGCAACCTGTTTTCTAAGCCGGTGTTTGCACAGACTGGCCTAGCATCGGAGCAAATTGATCAAGCCGATTTTCTCAGCGAAGTGCCTATCGTTAGTTCAGCAACACGATTAAATCAAAAAATTACCGAGGTGCCAGCTTCAATTACTATTATTGATCGCGAAATGATTGAAGCATCCGGCGCTACTGAAATTCCACAATTATTCCGTCTCGTTCCAGGCTATATTTCCTATTACGTATTCGGTAATCAATTCGGCGTAACTAATAGAGGATTAACCATTGAGTTTCCTGGCGATCTCGAAGTCATGATAGATGGGAGATCAGTCTACGAACCCATCTTTTCCGCTGTCGAATGGAGCTCTCTGGGCATAACCGTTGAAGATATCGATTACATTGAGGTATTAAGAGGTTCAAACACCCCTGCCTATGGCTCAAATGCTTATCTAGGCGCCATCAATATCGTTACTGCCAATCCGGTTAAAGCACATGGTACCAATATCAATGTCACCCTTGGCGATCTCCATACCCGTAACACTCAGATCAGACAAAACGGTAGCCTTGGTGTTGTCAACTATAGCCTGGGTGTTTCCTATCGTTCAAATGAAGGTTTCCCTCGACTTAAAAAGCAAGCAAACCCGATACCTTTTGACCGGATTCAAGACTCTAATGAAGCTCTCCACCTAAACCTCAGGCTCATCTACACACCCACGGTATTCGATACCATAGATTTTCAGATGGGCGTGGGCAAAAGCGACCTGGATATCCCAGGTAATGACCTGACGGACGGCCCGAACGGTTTTAATGAGCGAGAGATTGAAACTAACTTCCAATTTATACAATGGCGGAAAAGTCTACAAAACACTAATGAAATTCAACTTCAGCTTTACCACAATCGCCTTGCTGTGGATGAGATTCGAGAGCTCGGCCCACTATCTGGCCTCTTGAGCGTACCTCCATCATTTATACCGCTGATTTTTGACGGCCATGCGGATGAAGATATAGTCACTGGAATTCGCGACACTGTTTCAGAGCGGTTTGATGTTGAGTTACAGCATAAACTGAACCTAACCGAGCATCAACGTTTGGTTTGGGGTGCCGGGGTCAGGTACGACAAAATTCGTAGTGAATTTCTGCTAGGTCGTAAGGATGCAGTGGACGAATTCCAGTACAGGCTCTTTGCCAACTGGGAATGGCGGCTGGGGGAAAAGTTAACCTTTAACTTTGGTGCAATGTCCGAACACAATAATATTGTTGGTAATTTTATTTCTCCGCGTGCGGCAGTTAATTACCAATTCTTACCGGGTCAGGTTATCCACTCGTCCTATACCTATGGCAATAGAACACCATCAGTTTTAGAGTCCAGCCAATTCCAAGCGACCTCCTTTGCAGATGGAACTTTGATCGATGTGGATATAAATTTTGATGACAACATCGACGAATCGAAGGTTCGAGAAGTAGAAATCGGTTATCTAGGTAACTTTCTAAACAGCAAATTAACGGTCGACCTAAGAGCTTTCAGAACGGAAACTGATCGTGTCATAGGTGAAGTCATTAATCTTTTCCCTGACCTTAGCGGCGATGTTCATACTGTCTCCAATACAATGGATTGGGTCAGCAAGGGCATTGACACACAAATCCAATTCCGCCCCAGCAACACAATCCTGCTCTCATTACAGTACGCCTACACAGACTTTCATGGCAACCGTTTCAAGCGTGTCGAACCATTGGAAATTCCGGCATTAGACCGGGAGCTGCCACGACATAATGCCAATCTGCTCGTATCCAAAACCTTCAAACATGGCTGGAATGCTAGCTTTGTGTGGTATTACGTTTCAGAGGTCGCTTGGCGCCAAGGCGATCTGATCAAGTCCCAAGACCGGCTCGACTTGAGACTGGCAAAAACCTTTAATATTGGTGCCAGGGCAGCTAAAGCAGAACTTATTGTTCACAATTTATTAAATGATTACCCGGAGTTCGAAGACTTTAACCTTTTCGAAACGCGGGTATTTTTACGTTTGAGCATTAACTTACCCTAA